In one Lolium rigidum isolate FL_2022 chromosome 3, APGP_CSIRO_Lrig_0.1, whole genome shotgun sequence genomic region, the following are encoded:
- the LOC124698269 gene encoding NAC domain-containing protein 1-like → MIMSDPAMLPPGFRFHPTDEELILHYLRNRAAESPCPVSIIADVDIYKFDPWALPSKASYGDREWYFFTPRDRKYPNGVRPNRAAGSGYWKATGTDKPIRSSATNASVGVKKALVFYKGRPPKGIKTNWIMHEYRLATADAHAANTYRPMKFRNASMRLDDWVLCRIYKKTSQVSPMSVPPLSDHELDEPSGAYPMSSAGMLVQAGTSSYPLQGTAAGTQRMPKIPSISELLNDYSLAQLFNDGGHGEMPRHDQHGAALLGHPIMNQFHLNSSMSQFAQMDSSASTSTAGEGAAGKRKRSSEDRGHNGSTSQPDKKPNGSCFGGPTFQIGSGNVLQGSVGTGHHTLLPF, encoded by the exons ATGATCATGTCCGACCCGGCCATGCTCCCGCCGGGCTTCCGGTTCCACCCGACGGACGAGGAGCTCATCCTCCACTACCTCCGCAACCGCGCCGCCGAGTCGCCGTGCCCCGTCTCCATCATCGCCGACGTCGATATCTACAAGTTCGACCCATGGGCCCTGCCAT CCAAGGCGAGCTACGGCGACAGGGAGTGGTACTTCTTCACGCCAAGGGACCGCAAGTACCCGAACGGCGTCCGGCCGAACCGGGCGGCGGGGTCCGGCTACTGGAAGGCCACCGGCACCGACAAGCCCATCCGCAgcagcgccaccaacgcgagcgtcGGCGTCAAGAAGGCGCTCGTCTTCTACAAGGGCCGCCCGCCCAAGGGCATCAAGACCAACTGGATCATGCACGAGTACCGTCTCGCCACCGCCGACGCGCACGCCGCCAACACCTACCGCCCCATGAAGTTCCGCAACGCCTCCATGAGG CTGGACGACTGGGTGCTGTGCCGGATCTACAAGAAGACCAGCCAGGTGTCGCCGATGTCAGTGCCGCCGCTGTCGGACCACGAGCTCGACGAGCCGAGCGGCGCCTACCCGATGTCGAGCGCCGGCATGCTCGTGCAGGCCGGCACCAGCAGCTACCCGCTGCAGGGGACGGCTGCGGGCACGCAGAGGATGCCGAAGATCCCGTCCATTTCAGAGCTGCTCAACGACTACTCGCTGGCACAGCTCTTCAACGACGGCGGCCATGGGGAGATGCCACGGCACGACCAGCACGGCGCCGCCCTCCTCGGCCACcccatcatgaaccaattccatttgaACAGCAGCATGTCCCAGTTTGCGCAGATGGACTCGTCGGCGTCCACGTCGACGGCAGGCGAGGGCGCTGCCGGGAAGCGCAAGAGATCGTCGGAGGACCGTGGCCATAATGGGTCCACGAGCCAGCCGGACAAGAAGCCGAACGGATCTTGTTTCGGTGGCCCAACGTTCCAAATAGGTAGTGGCAACGTCTTGCAAGGGTCAGTAGGCACGGGCCATCACACGCTGCTCCCTTTCTAA